One genomic window of Pseudomonadota bacterium includes the following:
- a CDS encoding DUF6125 family protein, producing MGEKKQDFEIMDNPVQGELERLPRETLIELIKMYSRNWYTCDGLWFSEVEKQYGTEKALELDVIMWKVSSRLEAQRIKEMLDIRENGGIDAVLRAINFMSWAPNFGYQIEKMVDRALLTVTICPPQEARVKSGRSEFACRPTFELGFQNVANVIDPRVKISCRYCPPASHPADSWCQWEFKEESLLPETP from the coding sequence ATGGGTGAAAAAAAGCAAGATTTTGAAATTATGGATAATCCTGTTCAGGGGGAATTAGAAAGACTCCCCAGGGAAACCCTTATCGAACTTATAAAGATGTACTCGAGAAACTGGTATACATGTGACGGCCTGTGGTTTTCTGAGGTGGAAAAACAATACGGTACCGAGAAGGCTCTTGAACTTGACGTTATCATGTGGAAGGTATCGTCAAGGCTGGAGGCGCAAAGGATCAAGGAAATGCTTGATATCCGGGAAAATGGCGGCATTGACGCTGTGCTGAGGGCAATTAATTTTATGAGCTGGGCCCCTAATTTCGGCTACCAGATCGAAAAAATGGTTGATAGAGCCCTCTTAACAGTTACCATTTGCCCTCCTCAGGAAGCAAGGGTAAAATCGGGAAGAAGTGAATTTGCCTGCCGCCCTACCTTTGAATTAGGTTTTCAAAATGTTGCAAATGTGATAGATCCGAGGGTGAAGATATCGTGCAGATACTGCCCCCCTGCCTCCCATCCGGCGGACAGTTGGTGTCAATGGGAATTCAAGGAAGAAAGTCTGCTGCCCGAAACGCCCTGA
- a CDS encoding TRAP transporter large permease subunit translates to LALFCFNKAIAVKVPRTGFNITEVFRAVKGSIWELPLPIVVLGGIYGGYFVVSEAAAITATYVLVVEVFIYRDIEWRDLPQIMKKSMVLVGGILIILGAALGLTNYLIDAELPMKTLDFLKAHITSPFLFLIMLNFFLLAVGCIMGMFPALTVVVPLITPVAQAYGIHPVHLGIIFLANLEIGASIPPLGINLFISSIRFNKPILSLYFASLPFIGILLIGLAIITYLPWLSLAFLK, encoded by the coding sequence TCCTTGCCCTGTTTTGTTTCAACAAGGCAATTGCAGTCAAAGTTCCGCGCACCGGTTTTAATATAACGGAGGTTTTCAGGGCAGTGAAGGGTTCAATCTGGGAACTCCCGCTCCCTATTGTGGTACTGGGAGGCATCTATGGCGGATACTTTGTGGTAAGTGAAGCTGCCGCTATCACCGCGACCTATGTGCTTGTGGTGGAGGTATTCATTTACAGGGATATTGAGTGGAGAGATCTGCCGCAGATCATGAAAAAAAGTATGGTGCTGGTAGGGGGGATTCTGATTATCCTGGGGGCAGCCCTCGGTCTGACGAATTATTTAATCGATGCAGAACTCCCCATGAAGACATTGGATTTTCTAAAAGCCCATATTACGAGCCCCTTCCTTTTTCTTATCATGCTCAACTTCTTCCTTTTAGCGGTCGGGTGCATTATGGGCATGTTTCCCGCACTGACCGTTGTGGTTCCTCTTATTACCCCTGTTGCCCAGGCTTATGGGATTCATCCTGTTCACCTCGGGATCATCTTCCTGGCTAATCTGGAGATCGGGGCATCCATACCCCCCCTGGGGATCAACCTTTTCATTTCCAGTATCCGTTTCAACAAACCGATATTAAGCCTTTACTTTGCTTCGCTTCCATTCATCGGTATACTCCTTATCGGGCTTGCGATCATTACCTATCTTCCCTGGTTGAGCCTTGCCTTCTTAAAATAG
- a CDS encoding nuclear transport factor 2 family protein, translating into MESLFQGKEGEVWETLRKLNDAWTKGDGKDLKNFFHKDMVAITPTDRNRREGREDCVAGWVGFLSMAKVHRWEEIDPKIQVYGDSAVVTYYFDMAFETGGQIIGMGGRDMFVFVKEDGRWWAVADQFSPYPQ; encoded by the coding sequence ATGGAATCACTATTTCAAGGGAAAGAGGGTGAGGTATGGGAAACGTTGCGCAAGCTGAATGATGCGTGGACGAAAGGTGATGGGAAAGACCTTAAAAATTTCTTCCATAAAGACATGGTAGCAATTACGCCAACAGACAGAAATCGACGTGAGGGCAGAGAAGACTGCGTTGCGGGATGGGTCGGTTTCCTATCAATGGCGAAGGTTCATCGTTGGGAGGAGATTGACCCCAAGATCCAAGTCTATGGTGATTCAGCCGTTGTCACGTACTACTTTGATATGGCCTTCGAGACTGGTGGGCAAATAATCGGAATGGGTGGTCGTGATATGTTCGTATTTGTGAAAGAGGATGGCAGGTGGTGGGCTGTGGCTGACCAGTTCTCACCATATCCACAATAA
- a CDS encoding cupin domain-containing protein, whose amino-acid sequence MTAIEIKNIFEDIQGSVSEEVFETLLDKGNFKLERIVSTGQSTPEGIWYDQETDEWVIMLTGSAGLSFKGHKEINVLKPGDYLFIPAHTIHRVEWTDSREKTIWMAIHFPAAQRL is encoded by the coding sequence ATGACTGCCATAGAAATTAAAAACATTTTTGAAGATATTCAGGGTTCTGTTTCTGAAGAAGTTTTTGAAACCTTATTGGATAAAGGTAATTTTAAACTTGAAAGGATTGTCTCCACAGGTCAGTCAACACCTGAAGGGATATGGTATGATCAGGAGACAGACGAATGGGTTATTATGCTTACAGGGAGCGCCGGTTTGTCTTTCAAGGGTCATAAAGAGATAAATGTGTTGAAGCCCGGAGACTATCTGTTTATCCCGGCACATACCATCCACAGGGTAGAATGGACAGACAGCCGCGAGAAGACAATATGGATGGCAATCCATTTTCCAGCCGCCCAGAGGTTATAA
- a CDS encoding rhodanese-like domain-containing protein, producing the protein MGLRKIFLICLVLAAFTVACAKMDQTQRNTAGEEKTTAVVKVLEPKDAHEFIRANRDNPDFVILDVRTPEEFESGHIENAVNINYHAETFAADLDGLNKSKTYVVYCRTGRRSSDTVSIMARQGFKNVYRIAGDIVRWKAEKLPLAQLKVR; encoded by the coding sequence GTGGGGTTAAGAAAGATTTTTTTAATATGTTTGGTTCTTGCAGCATTTACCGTTGCCTGCGCCAAGATGGACCAGACACAACGAAATACGGCGGGAGAAGAAAAAACAACAGCAGTTGTTAAAGTGCTTGAGCCTAAAGATGCCCACGAATTTATAAGGGCAAACAGGGACAACCCTGATTTTGTGATTCTCGATGTACGTACCCCTGAAGAATTTGAAAGTGGCCATATAGAAAATGCTGTAAATATTAATTACCATGCTGAGACATTTGCTGCCGACCTTGACGGACTCAATAAGTCTAAGACATATGTGGTCTATTGCAGGACCGGCAGGCGTAGCAGCGATACGGTAAGTATTATGGCACGCCAGGGTTTTAAAAATGTCTACCGTATTGCCGGTGATATTGTCAGGTGGAAGGCGGAGAAGCTTCCTTTGGCTCAGCTCAAGGTAAGATAG
- a CDS encoding nitroreductase family protein — MPIITIDQERCRKDGLCVSICQKVLSWEGKGSLPVVAHEESCNSCGHCVMICPSGAIRQVDCPPENIYPVRRNLIPSYEQVREMIVSRRSTRTFQERPVENEIIEKVIDGARFAPSAKNAQSTRFIVVQDKSLLQAIASSTATWLGKVAKRLKNPVWRKLYLLRTGQDAGTVARWASQFEHILEKMRQDMDIVLFGAPALLLFHADSTIRFANENANLSLQNATFAACSLGLGNFYTGYVVLACNNDKTIPKLLGLHGKHKVYGGLAIGYPEITFSQWIDRNPAKITWM; from the coding sequence ATGCCCATTATCACCATTGACCAGGAACGCTGCCGAAAGGACGGTCTCTGTGTCAGCATCTGTCAGAAAGTCCTGTCCTGGGAGGGCAAAGGTTCTTTACCTGTAGTGGCACATGAAGAATCGTGTAACTCCTGCGGCCATTGCGTCATGATATGCCCTTCAGGGGCAATCCGTCAGGTCGACTGTCCGCCGGAAAATATATATCCCGTCCGGAGGAACCTCATACCTTCCTATGAGCAGGTCCGGGAGATGATCGTATCGAGACGTTCCACAAGGACTTTTCAGGAAAGACCGGTCGAAAATGAGATCATCGAGAAGGTGATTGACGGTGCACGGTTCGCACCCAGCGCCAAAAACGCCCAGAGCACCCGGTTCATAGTGGTTCAAGATAAATCCCTTCTTCAGGCCATAGCTTCCAGCACGGCAACATGGCTTGGCAAGGTGGCAAAAAGACTCAAAAACCCTGTCTGGAGGAAACTTTATCTCCTGCGCACAGGGCAGGATGCCGGGACAGTTGCACGATGGGCCAGTCAGTTCGAACATATCCTGGAGAAAATGCGCCAGGATATGGATATTGTTCTCTTTGGAGCGCCTGCACTATTGTTGTTTCATGCAGACAGCACAATCCGTTTTGCCAATGAAAACGCCAATCTTTCTCTTCAGAATGCCACATTTGCCGCCTGCTCTCTCGGACTTGGCAATTTTTATACGGGCTACGTCGTGTTGGCATGCAACAATGATAAAACTATACCGAAACTTCTCGGATTACACGGGAAACACAAGGTATATGGCGGGCTTGCTATAGGATATCCTGAAATAACATTTTCACAATGGATTGACCGGAACCCAGCGAAAATTACGTGGATGTAA